One Crocosphaera sp. UHCC 0190 DNA window includes the following coding sequences:
- the hemC gene encoding hydroxymethylbilane synthase, with amino-acid sequence MVVSSRSIRIGSRKSQLALVQTYWIQKELQNHYPDRQFDVETMSTQGDIILDVALAKIGDKGLFTKELEVAMLENQVDFAVHSLKDLPTNLPEGLMLGCVTERVNPADALVVHEKHRDKQLETLPEGAVIGTSSLRRLAQLRHHFPHLTFKDVRGNVNTRLAKLDAGDYDGIILAVAGLQRLDMSDRIHQEIPNEISLHAVGQGALGIECRIGDQEVLELLKALEHEATRDRCYAERAFLRELEGGCQVPIGVNTTIEGDILSLTGMVASLDGQKLLKDSISGPTATAEALGRELAMRLRDAGAGEILGEIFAQIQRG; translated from the coding sequence ATGGTTGTTTCTAGTCGCTCCATTCGTATCGGTTCTCGCAAAAGTCAATTAGCTTTAGTACAAACGTACTGGATACAAAAAGAACTGCAAAATCACTATCCCGATCGCCAATTTGATGTAGAAACCATGAGTACCCAAGGGGATATAATCTTAGATGTAGCCCTAGCTAAAATTGGGGATAAAGGGTTATTTACCAAAGAATTAGAAGTGGCCATGCTGGAAAATCAGGTAGATTTTGCCGTGCATTCCCTCAAAGATTTACCCACCAACTTACCAGAAGGGTTAATGCTCGGTTGTGTAACAGAAAGAGTCAACCCCGCAGATGCGTTAGTGGTGCATGAAAAGCACCGCGATAAACAACTGGAAACCTTACCGGAAGGGGCCGTTATTGGTACATCTTCTCTGCGTCGTTTAGCCCAACTGCGGCATCATTTCCCCCATTTAACCTTTAAAGATGTGCGAGGCAACGTCAATACTCGACTCGCTAAACTGGATGCAGGAGACTATGATGGGATTATCCTGGCTGTAGCGGGACTGCAACGCCTAGATATGAGCGATCGCATTCATCAAGAGATTCCCAATGAAATTTCCCTTCACGCCGTTGGACAAGGGGCTTTAGGGATCGAATGTCGTATCGGAGATCAGGAAGTTTTAGAATTACTTAAAGCCTTAGAACACGAAGCCACCCGCGATCGCTGTTATGCCGAACGGGCGTTTTTACGAGAACTCGAAGGTGGGTGTCAAGTCCCCATTGGGGTTAACACAACTATTGAAGGGGATATTTTGAGTTTAACGGGAATGGTAGCCAGTCTGGATGGTCAAAAACTCCTGAAGGATAGCATTAGCGGACCAACGGCTACAGCAGAAGCCCTAGGACGAGAATTAGCGATGCGGTTACGGGATGCTGGGGCAGGGGAAATCTTAGGGGAAATCTTTGCTCAAATTCAGCGAGGGTAA
- a CDS encoding NuoF family protein yields the protein MDLEELLEIKETTQAKHQKKRKRVRCCTAAGCLSSGAKAVIDNLNTEVKHQNLTEEIEVTSVGCLRLCSQGPLIEIDPDDTLYQQVKPEQVVAIIDSLNGQQNRENLPQKTDLTHPFFAYQQPIVLENSGKIDPESIDDYISKGGYQQLRHVLLEMTPNDVTQEVTKSGLRGRGGGGYPTGVKWATVAKMPGQQKYVICNADEGDPGAFMDRAVLESDPHRVLEGMAIAAYAVGANHSYIYIRAEYPLAIKRLEKAIQQAKRYGLMGSQIFESPFDFKIDIRVGAGAFVCGEETALIASVEGKRGTPRPRPPYPAESGLWGDPTLINNVETYANIVPIIREGGDWYASIGTENSKGTKVFALTGNVENNGLIEVPMGTSIRKIVEEIGGGVPNQGTVKAVQTGGPSGGCIPAHLLDTPVEYDSLQKLGTIMGSGGMIVMDQDTSMVEIARFYMDFCQEESCGKCVPCRAGTVQLYDLLTKLIERKANQQDLDKLEALCQMVKDTSLCGLGMTAPNPVLSTLQYFREEYITLLQST from the coding sequence ATGGATTTAGAAGAACTATTAGAAATTAAAGAAACCACCCAAGCAAAACATCAAAAGAAGCGAAAAAGGGTACGGTGTTGTACAGCAGCAGGGTGTTTATCTTCGGGAGCAAAAGCAGTTATTGATAACTTAAATACAGAAGTTAAGCATCAAAATCTTACCGAAGAAATTGAAGTTACTTCAGTGGGATGTCTCCGTTTATGTAGTCAAGGGCCGTTGATTGAAATTGACCCTGATGATACCCTTTATCAACAAGTTAAACCAGAACAAGTCGTTGCTATTATTGATAGTTTAAATGGTCAACAAAACCGTGAAAACTTACCCCAAAAAACTGATTTAACTCATCCTTTTTTTGCCTATCAACAACCTATCGTTCTCGAAAATAGTGGGAAAATTGATCCAGAAAGCATTGATGATTATATTAGTAAAGGAGGCTATCAACAATTACGTCATGTACTCTTAGAAATGACCCCCAATGATGTTACCCAAGAAGTAACAAAAAGCGGGTTAAGAGGAAGAGGAGGAGGCGGTTATCCCACAGGAGTAAAATGGGCTACCGTCGCTAAAATGCCAGGACAACAAAAATACGTCATCTGTAACGCTGATGAAGGTGATCCAGGGGCATTTATGGATCGGGCCGTCTTAGAAAGCGATCCCCACCGTGTTTTAGAAGGCATGGCGATCGCCGCCTATGCAGTGGGGGCAAATCATAGTTATATCTACATTCGCGCCGAATATCCCCTGGCAATAAAACGTCTGGAAAAAGCCATCCAACAAGCCAAAAGATACGGCTTAATGGGGTCACAAATCTTCGAGTCTCCCTTTGACTTCAAAATTGACATCAGAGTAGGCGCAGGGGCGTTTGTTTGCGGGGAAGAAACCGCTTTGATCGCCTCCGTAGAAGGAAAACGGGGAACCCCTCGCCCTCGCCCTCCCTACCCCGCAGAATCAGGGTTATGGGGCGATCCTACCCTGATCAACAATGTGGAAACCTACGCTAACATCGTCCCCATCATTCGAGAAGGAGGGGACTGGTACGCTAGTATTGGCACAGAAAATAGTAAGGGAACTAAGGTTTTTGCCCTGACAGGAAATGTAGAAAATAACGGATTAATAGAGGTTCCCATGGGAACTTCTATCCGAAAAATTGTCGAAGAAATTGGCGGCGGAGTTCCCAATCAAGGAACAGTAAAAGCGGTACAAACCGGCGGACCTTCAGGGGGCTGTATTCCCGCCCATTTATTAGATACTCCCGTCGAATATGACTCCTTACAAAAATTAGGAACTATCATGGGATCGGGGGGAATGATCGTTATGGATCAAGATACCAGTATGGTTGAAATTGCCAGATTTTATATGGATTTTTGTCAAGAAGAAAGTTGTGGAAAATGTGTACCTTGTCGGGCAGGAACGGTACAATTATATGACCTATTAACTAAGTTAATTGAAAGGAAAGCAAATCAACAAGATTTAGATAAATTAGAAGCCTTGTGTCAGATGGTAAAAGATACCAGTTTATGTGGTTTAGGAATGACTGCGCCTAACCCAGTGTTAAGCACATTGCAGTATTTTCGAGAAGAATATATTACCTTACTTCAATCTACTTAG
- the hoxU gene encoding bidirectional hydrogenase complex protein HoxU — protein MTVKTLTINDQLITASAEQTILDAAKEAEIKIPTLCHLEGVSDVGACRLCLVEIEGSSKLQPACVTQVQEGMVIQTETEKLKEYRRMAVELLFAEGNHVCAVCVVNGNCQLQNVAIKVGMDHSRFPYKFPKREVDLSHRLFGMDHNRCILCTRCVRVCDEIEGAHVWDVANRGGQSFIVSGINQPWGEVDACTSCGKCVDACPTGAIFRQGSTASEMTCDRSTLEFLHRARTKKEWTR, from the coding sequence ATGACAGTTAAAACATTAACCATTAATGATCAACTAATTACTGCATCAGCAGAACAGACAATTTTAGATGCAGCAAAAGAAGCAGAAATTAAAATTCCTACCCTGTGTCATTTAGAGGGGGTTTCTGATGTTGGAGCTTGTCGTTTATGCTTAGTTGAAATTGAAGGCAGTTCTAAACTACAACCTGCTTGTGTTACCCAAGTTCAAGAAGGGATGGTTATCCAGACAGAAACAGAAAAATTAAAAGAATATCGACGTATGGCGGTTGAACTTTTGTTTGCAGAAGGAAACCATGTCTGTGCGGTTTGTGTGGTCAATGGAAATTGTCAACTGCAAAATGTAGCTATTAAGGTAGGAATGGATCATTCCCGTTTTCCTTATAAGTTTCCGAAACGAGAAGTTGACCTATCTCACCGATTATTTGGAATGGATCATAACCGTTGTATTTTGTGTACGAGATGTGTTAGGGTTTGTGATGAAATAGAAGGGGCCCATGTCTGGGATGTAGCGAATCGTGGAGGTCAATCTTTTATTGTTTCAGGTATTAATCAACCTTGGGGAGAGGTTGATGCTTGTACTTCCTGTGGTAAATGTGTTGATGCTTGTCCCACTGGGGCAATTTTTCGTCAAGGGAGTACCGCTTCTGAAATGACCTGCGATCGCAGTACCCTGGAGTTTTTACACAGAGCTAGAACTAAAAAAGAATGGACAAGATAA
- the hemN gene encoding oxygen-independent coproporphyrinogen III oxidase, translated as MNLTSQSVVFNTDLLNKYDKSLPRYTSYPPATELKSKVGEAEFRAGIATGNHKKTPLSLYCHIPFCESACYFCGCNTIITRNKKVAPPYVDYLIKDITRTAELISSDRSVNQIHWGGGTPNYLDQSQIDQLFNALVKNFNIDKDAEISIEINPRYIDRNFIFFLRSIGFNRISFGIQDFDPKVQQVINRIQPEEMLFNVMGWMREAEFESVNVDLIYGLPYQNRHTFEKTVKKTIELNPDRIAVFNFAYIPWIKPAQKNLPVEELPNASEKLAMLQMTIEEFNRNDYLYIGMDHFAKPNDELSIAQAEGQLHRNFQGYTTKPESDLVAFGMTSISMLQDVYVQNHKGIKDYYRALDEGHLPIEKGVTLSKDDIIRRAVIMELMCQSQLYKNRIEDKYNLDFDLDFDEYFAQELIDLKPLEADGLINLFPDRLEVTNSGRWLIRNIAAVFDPYLKGRKEQSFSKAI; from the coding sequence ATGAACTTGACATCACAAAGCGTAGTATTTAATACTGATTTATTGAATAAGTACGATAAATCTTTGCCCAGATATACCAGTTATCCTCCTGCAACGGAATTAAAATCCAAGGTAGGAGAAGCAGAATTTCGGGCAGGAATTGCGACAGGAAACCATAAAAAAACGCCTCTTTCCTTATATTGCCATATTCCTTTTTGTGAAAGTGCTTGTTATTTTTGTGGCTGTAATACTATTATTACTCGTAATAAAAAAGTTGCTCCTCCTTATGTAGACTATTTAATTAAAGATATTACTCGAACGGCTGAATTAATTTCTTCAGATCGTTCTGTTAATCAAATTCATTGGGGAGGTGGAACCCCTAATTATTTAGATCAATCTCAAATTGATCAGTTATTTAACGCCTTAGTCAAGAACTTTAATATTGACAAAGATGCAGAAATCTCTATTGAAATTAATCCCAGATATATTGACCGAAACTTCATCTTTTTCTTAAGAAGTATCGGGTTTAATCGGATTAGTTTTGGTATCCAAGATTTTGACCCCAAAGTGCAACAGGTTATTAACCGTATTCAACCCGAAGAAATGCTCTTTAATGTCATGGGTTGGATGCGAGAAGCTGAGTTTGAAAGTGTTAACGTTGACCTAATTTATGGACTGCCTTATCAAAACCGACACACCTTTGAAAAGACAGTTAAAAAGACCATAGAATTGAATCCTGATCGCATTGCCGTCTTCAATTTTGCCTATATTCCTTGGATTAAACCTGCTCAAAAAAATCTGCCTGTTGAAGAACTTCCTAATGCGTCAGAAAAGTTGGCAATGTTGCAAATGACCATTGAAGAATTCAACCGCAATGATTACTTATACATTGGCATGGATCACTTTGCCAAACCCAATGATGAGTTATCTATTGCTCAAGCAGAAGGTCAATTACATCGCAATTTCCAAGGATACACTACTAAACCAGAATCCGATCTTGTTGCCTTTGGTATGACATCAATTAGTATGTTACAAGATGTCTATGTTCAAAATCATAAAGGCATTAAAGACTATTATCGGGCATTAGATGAGGGACATTTACCCATCGAAAAAGGTGTTACCTTAAGCAAAGATGACATTATTCGTCGTGCGGTAATTATGGAATTAATGTGTCAATCACAATTGTACAAGAATCGCATTGAAGACAAATATAATCTTGATTTTGATCTTGATTTTGATGAATATTTTGCCCAAGAATTAATCGATCTTAAACCCTTAGAAGCAGACGGATTAATTAATTTATTCCCTGATCGCTTAGAAGTTACAAACTCAGGACGGTGGTTAATCAGAAATATTGCTGCGGTGTTTGATCCTTACTTAAAAGGACGCAAAGAACAGTCTTTTTCTAAAGCAATTTAG
- the fumC gene encoding class II fumarate hydratase, giving the protein MRIETDSMGSIDVPSDRYWGAQTQRSLYYFAIGQDVMPRAIIRAIGILKKATAIVNKDLGKLAPEKENLILQATDEVIAGTLDEHFPLSIWQTGSGTQTNMNANEVIANRAIALAGGILGSKDPIHPNDHVNMSQSSNDTFPTAMHIAAVEEIHHKLLPMVAKLRDGLATKMTDYENIVKIGRTHLMDAVPLTLGQEFSGYVSQLDKDLERIKLTLPDLYELAIGGTAVGTGLNTHPEFSQRVAAEIAQITALPFVAAPNKFAALAAHDAMVMCSGALKTLACSLMKLANDIRWLGSGPRCGIGELILPANEPGSSIMPGKVNPTQCEAMTMVCVQVMGYDAAISMAGSQGNFELNVFKPLLIFNLLNSIRLLADACSSFTDHLVVGMEINKEQIDHYLNNSLMLVTALNPHIGYDKAAKVAKKAYEERTSLQDACIALGFLSAEEFQKIVRPETMTHP; this is encoded by the coding sequence ATGAGAATTGAAACCGATAGTATGGGTAGTATTGATGTGCCATCTGATCGTTATTGGGGCGCACAAACCCAACGATCATTGTACTATTTTGCCATTGGTCAAGATGTAATGCCTAGGGCAATAATCCGGGCTATCGGTATTCTTAAAAAAGCCACAGCAATTGTTAATAAAGATTTAGGAAAATTAGCTCCAGAAAAAGAGAACTTAATCCTTCAAGCAACGGATGAAGTAATAGCAGGAACCCTTGATGAGCATTTCCCCCTAAGCATTTGGCAAACCGGAAGTGGCACCCAAACTAACATGAATGCTAATGAAGTAATCGCTAATCGTGCGATCGCTTTGGCGGGGGGAATATTAGGAAGCAAAGATCCCATTCATCCCAACGATCATGTTAATATGTCCCAATCTTCTAATGATACCTTTCCTACGGCCATGCACATTGCAGCAGTGGAAGAAATACATCATAAATTATTACCCATGGTCGCTAAATTAAGGGATGGTTTAGCCACCAAAATGACAGACTATGAAAATATTGTCAAAATTGGACGAACTCACCTCATGGATGCCGTTCCCTTGACCTTGGGACAGGAATTTTCGGGGTATGTCTCCCAACTAGATAAAGATCTTGAACGCATTAAATTAACCTTACCCGATCTCTATGAATTGGCGATCGGTGGGACAGCAGTGGGGACGGGATTAAATACTCATCCTGAATTTTCCCAACGGGTTGCCGCAGAAATTGCCCAAATAACGGCTTTACCCTTCGTTGCGGCCCCGAATAAGTTTGCCGCTTTAGCTGCCCATGATGCTATGGTAATGTGCAGTGGTGCCTTGAAAACCTTGGCCTGTTCGTTGATGAAACTTGCCAATGATATTCGTTGGTTAGGATCAGGGCCTCGTTGTGGCATTGGTGAGCTTATTTTACCCGCAAATGAGCCTGGGTCTTCTATTATGCCAGGAAAAGTTAACCCGACTCAATGTGAAGCAATGACGATGGTTTGTGTGCAGGTAATGGGCTATGATGCGGCTATTAGTATGGCAGGAAGTCAGGGGAATTTTGAGTTAAATGTGTTTAAACCTTTGTTGATTTTTAATCTGCTTAATTCGATTCGATTATTGGCAGATGCTTGTTCATCTTTTACGGATCATTTAGTGGTGGGAATGGAGATTAATAAGGAACAAATTGATCATTATTTAAACAATTCTTTGATGTTAGTGACAGCTTTAAATCCTCATATTGGCTATGATAAAGCGGCGAAAGTTGCTAAAAAAGCTTATGAAGAAAGGACGAGTTTACAAGATGCTTGTATTGCGTTAGGGTTTCTCAGTGCAGAAGAATTTCAAAAGATTGTACGTCCTGAAACCATGACTCATCCTTGA
- the hoxE gene encoding bidirectional hydrogenase complex protein HoxE has product METRTLNKKPQNHQKIDKRPDKRFKVIDITMKRNHYRQDALIEILHKTQEAFGYLEPDILEYVAHALKLPLSRVYGVATFYHLFSLKPSGEHTCIVCLGTACYVKGSDRILATLQQELGIQSGETTSDNQISLLSARCLGACGIAPAVVFDGEVTGKQTPENALKTIKIWQEEE; this is encoded by the coding sequence ATGGAAACAAGAACCTTAAATAAAAAGCCTCAAAATCATCAAAAAATTGATAAACGACCAGATAAACGCTTCAAAGTCATTGATATTACTATGAAGCGTAACCATTATCGTCAAGATGCTCTTATCGAAATTTTACACAAAACACAAGAAGCATTTGGTTATCTTGAACCTGATATTTTAGAATATGTTGCTCACGCCTTAAAGCTTCCTTTAAGTCGTGTTTATGGGGTAGCTACCTTTTATCATTTATTCTCTCTTAAACCCAGTGGCGAACATACCTGTATTGTCTGTTTAGGAACTGCTTGTTATGTCAAAGGGAGCGATAGAATTTTAGCCACATTACAACAAGAATTAGGCATACAATCCGGTGAAACGACATCAGACAATCAAATTTCTTTATTATCTGCTCGATGTTTAGGAGCTTGTGGTATTGCCCCTGCCGTGGTGTTTGATGGAGAAGTTACCGGAAAACAAACACCTGAAAATGCACTCAAAACAATTAAAATTTGGCAAGAAGAAGAGTAA
- a CDS encoding ABC transporter substrate-binding protein — MNSFLIKYGLKSPLALGLAIAFSTSLLGGCNQQQPTDTSSPPSPTTPADGLKLGALLPVTGDLASIGANMPEAVKLAVDEVNACDGVNEKPVTLITEDSQTDPTAGAAAMTKLAEVDRVAGVVGAFASSVSGAAVGIAAQNKVMLVSPGSTSPVFTDQAKNGEFDGYWARTAPPDTYQAQALAALAAKKGFKNVSTVVINNDYGVGFEQEFVKAFEKSGGNIANQGKPVRYDPKAATLDSEAAAAFANKPDAVAAVLYAETGSILIQAAYKQGLTNGVTFLLTDGVYSEDFVKQVGKTADGKFILSGALGTVPGANGQALGAFTTKWNEKTGKDVTAFVPHSWDATVLLMLAAEAADANTGEGIKGKIREVANAPGTEVSDPCEAMALVRKGEDINYQGASGNVDIDENGDVVGSYDVWTVKEDGTTEVIDKVSPVQ; from the coding sequence ATGAATTCATTTTTGATAAAATACGGCTTAAAGTCCCCCTTAGCGTTGGGACTGGCGATCGCTTTTAGTACCAGTTTATTAGGGGGCTGTAATCAGCAACAACCCACAGATACATCTTCTCCCCCCAGTCCCACCACCCCCGCCGATGGGCTAAAATTAGGGGCTTTATTACCTGTTACGGGGGATTTAGCTTCCATTGGGGCGAATATGCCAGAGGCTGTTAAATTAGCCGTAGATGAAGTGAATGCCTGTGATGGGGTCAATGAGAAACCTGTTACCCTAATTACGGAAGATAGTCAAACCGATCCCACCGCCGGGGCCGCCGCTATGACAAAATTAGCAGAAGTGGATCGGGTGGCTGGTGTGGTTGGGGCCTTTGCCAGTAGCGTCTCTGGGGCCGCTGTCGGTATCGCAGCACAGAATAAGGTGATGTTGGTGTCTCCTGGTAGTACCAGCCCTGTCTTTACGGATCAGGCAAAAAATGGCGAATTTGACGGTTATTGGGCGAGAACGGCTCCCCCTGATACTTATCAAGCCCAAGCCTTAGCGGCCTTAGCAGCCAAAAAGGGCTTTAAAAATGTCTCAACTGTGGTCATTAATAATGATTATGGGGTGGGGTTTGAACAGGAATTTGTCAAAGCCTTTGAGAAGTCAGGGGGTAACATTGCAAATCAAGGGAAACCCGTTCGTTATGATCCCAAAGCAGCAACTCTCGATAGTGAGGCCGCAGCAGCTTTTGCCAATAAACCGGATGCGGTGGCCGCGGTTCTTTATGCGGAGACAGGTAGTATTCTGATACAAGCAGCCTATAAACAGGGGTTAACCAATGGTGTCACCTTCTTGTTAACAGATGGAGTGTATTCGGAAGATTTTGTCAAACAGGTGGGTAAAACGGCTGATGGGAAGTTTATCTTGTCCGGAGCTTTAGGAACCGTACCAGGGGCTAATGGTCAAGCGTTAGGGGCATTTACGACTAAGTGGAATGAAAAAACAGGCAAGGATGTAACGGCCTTTGTTCCCCATAGTTGGGATGCTACGGTGTTATTGATGTTGGCCGCAGAAGCAGCAGATGCTAACACGGGAGAGGGGATTAAGGGTAAAATTCGTGAGGTGGCCAATGCCCCAGGAACAGAGGTGAGTGATCCCTGTGAAGCGATGGCCTTGGTTCGTAAGGGAGAAGATATCAATTATCAGGGGGCTAGTGGTAATGTGGATATTGATGAAAATGGGGATGTTGTGGGGAGTTATGATGTTTGGACAGTCAAAGAAGATGGAACCACTGAAGTGATTGACAAAGTCAGTCCGGTTCAATAA
- a CDS encoding heme oxygenase (biliverdin-producing), which translates to MSNNLALKLREGTSHSHTLAENTAFTKCFLKGIVEKEPFRKLLADFYFLYSTLEEELERHHNHPVISNIYFPELNRKQNLAADLEYYYGENWAQEISPSAAGQTYVARIREVSNSDPALLVAHSYVRYMGDLSGGQSLKNIARSALALPADQGTQFYEFEQIPTAEARREFKGKYRDGLNALPIDEALENKIVEEANTAFTLNRDVVHELEDDVKAAIGDHVFDLITRQEIPGATEHHHHHGHGQHPENLVRAE; encoded by the coding sequence ATGAGTAATAATTTAGCCCTTAAACTCCGTGAAGGAACCAGTCATTCTCACACTTTAGCTGAAAATACAGCCTTTACTAAATGTTTTCTCAAAGGCATTGTGGAAAAAGAACCCTTTCGTAAACTCTTAGCCGACTTTTATTTTCTCTATTCTACCCTAGAAGAAGAATTAGAACGCCACCACAATCATCCTGTTATTAGTAATATTTATTTTCCTGAATTAAACCGTAAGCAAAATCTAGCAGCAGATCTCGAATACTACTACGGAGAAAACTGGGCGCAAGAAATTTCTCCCTCAGCAGCAGGTCAAACTTATGTAGCAAGAATTCGGGAAGTTTCTAATAGTGATCCTGCCTTATTAGTTGCCCATTCTTATGTACGTTATATGGGTGATTTATCCGGTGGTCAAAGCTTAAAAAATATTGCCCGTTCTGCCTTAGCATTACCCGCAGATCAAGGCACACAATTTTATGAATTTGAGCAAATTCCTACGGCAGAAGCAAGACGGGAATTCAAAGGAAAATACCGCGATGGGTTGAATGCTTTGCCTATTGATGAAGCCTTAGAAAATAAGATTGTCGAAGAAGCAAACACCGCTTTTACACTGAATCGTGATGTAGTTCATGAGTTAGAAGATGATGTCAAAGCTGCCATCGGTGATCATGTTTTTGATCTGATTACTCGCCAAGAAATTCCTGGAGCAACAGAACACCATCACCATCATGGTCATGGTCAACATCCAGAGAATTTAGTAAGAGCAGAATAA
- a CDS encoding HTTM domain-containing protein, with protein sequence MSELIKKSIKKFYDFWFQKESTLTLGFFRIVFGIFIFVVLLLSYFDWEEFYGIQGMITLDRFVNARGGWFLASFKSLFALSDFPQFIWVIYGATLLTTIAFILGLGTRITTIILYILWFSICNRNTAILDGKDVIIRMLLFYSCFAPLGNRLSVDNFLRRKWGKKHQRLTQYYPQKKSVWSWRLLQLSIALIYPLSALDKLRSDIAWREGNIMYYISLYDGWFRFSDVDFFHNHLMSMAMTYSTLILELSFCIFIWFKRTKYPMLILMSLLHISIAILMNAFVLQISTVMLVSYTLFLEPETVRKFLGYFQRNYRFSIGEWGIENQELSNK encoded by the coding sequence ATGTCGGAATTAATTAAAAAAAGTATCAAAAAGTTCTATGATTTTTGGTTTCAGAAAGAATCAACCCTGACATTAGGCTTCTTTCGGATTGTTTTCGGAATCTTCATTTTTGTTGTCTTATTACTCAGTTATTTTGACTGGGAAGAATTCTATGGTATTCAGGGAATGATTACCCTGGATAGGTTTGTGAATGCTAGAGGAGGCTGGTTTTTAGCTTCCTTTAAATCTCTCTTTGCTCTGTCAGATTTTCCTCAATTTATTTGGGTAATTTATGGTGCTACTTTATTAACCACCATCGCCTTTATTTTAGGGTTAGGAACTAGAATTACCACAATTATTCTTTATATTTTGTGGTTTTCAATTTGTAACCGCAATACTGCGATTCTAGACGGCAAAGATGTTATCATTCGGATGCTCTTATTTTATAGTTGCTTTGCTCCCTTGGGTAATCGTTTATCTGTTGATAATTTTTTGAGACGTAAATGGGGTAAAAAGCATCAGCGTTTAACCCAATATTATCCTCAGAAAAAATCCGTATGGAGTTGGCGACTTCTTCAGCTTTCCATTGCCTTAATTTATCCCCTTTCTGCTTTGGATAAACTGAGAAGTGATATCGCTTGGCGTGAGGGTAATATTATGTACTATATTTCTTTATATGATGGATGGTTTAGATTTAGTGATGTTGATTTTTTCCATAATCATCTCATGAGTATGGCCATGACTTATAGTACCTTGATTCTTGAGTTGTCTTTTTGCATTTTTATTTGGTTTAAGCGCACTAAATATCCGATGCTCATTTTGATGAGTTTACTACACATTTCCATTGCTATTTTGATGAATGCTTTTGTCCTGCAAATTAGCACAGTCATGTTAGTTTCTTATACCTTATTTTTGGAACCGGAAACCGTGAGAAAATTCTTGGGTTATTTCCAACGAAATTATCGCTTCTCAATTGGAGAATGGGGAATAGAGAATCAGGAATTAAGTAATAAGTAA
- a CDS encoding oxidoreductase: MKKIKLATVWLAGCSGCHMSFLDLDEWLLELAQKVDIVYSPIADIKDYPDGVDICLVEGAIANEENLALIKEIRQKTKFIISFGDCAVTANVPGMRNMLGPAETVLKRSYLELGDITPQLPQEPGIVPELLDRVSPVHEVVNVDLFLPGCPPNAARIRSVIEPLLKGESPVMEGRKMIKFG, from the coding sequence ATGAAAAAGATTAAATTAGCAACAGTTTGGTTAGCGGGATGTTCTGGTTGTCATATGTCCTTTTTGGATCTGGACGAATGGTTATTAGAATTAGCCCAAAAAGTAGACATCGTATATAGTCCCATTGCTGATATTAAAGACTATCCAGACGGAGTTGATATTTGTTTAGTAGAAGGGGCGATCGCTAATGAAGAAAACTTAGCATTAATTAAAGAAATTCGACAGAAAACCAAGTTTATTATCTCCTTTGGAGATTGTGCTGTAACGGCTAATGTTCCTGGGATGAGAAATATGTTAGGCCCCGCAGAAACTGTGTTAAAACGCTCTTATTTAGAGCTAGGAGATATCACCCCTCAATTACCACAAGAACCTGGTATTGTCCCAGAATTATTAGATAGAGTGAGTCCGGTTCATGAAGTGGTCAATGTTGATTTATTCTTACCAGGATGTCCCCCCAATGCAGCAAGAATTCGCTCAGTAATTGAACCGTTATTAAAGGGAGAAAGTCCCGTTATGGAAGGGAGAAAAATGATTAAATTTGGTTGA